The nucleotide sequence CGGCGCGCGAGCCGCTCGGCGCGGGCCGCTCGGACGCGCGGGCCGCTCGGGGGCGCTTGGACGAACGGTGGGCGCGTTCGCGGCGAGCTGCGCACCCATACCCCTCGTGGCTTGACCGACCGAGCCCCCTTGGAGGGCGGGCCGATGAACTGGCTCGGGCCAGGTGGGCACGTGCAAGCCGGTGATGGCCTGTTGCCAGACCCGGTAGGCCCGAACGCGCTCGCTCGGGACGCGTCCGGCCGGGCAGGCGCGCTCAAGGCAGGCGGGCCCGTGCAGGTCTCGAGGCGCATTGGGCCGGGTCGGCACGCTCAGGCCGGTACGCGCCCTCCACCAGTAGCGCATCGGTCGGTCGAATGCACTCGGGCAGGGCTAGGCAGGGCAGGGCCTGCCGAAGCGCCTCATCAGCGCGAACCAACCCGTCATCGCGATCGCACGCACCTACGCGGTCGCGCAGGCCGCGCGATACGCGAGGCAGCGCGATACGCGAGGCAGCGCGATACGCGAGGCAGCGCGATACGCGAGGCGACGCGATACGCGAGGCAGCGGGATACGCGCGGGGCGACGGGCGCCGCCAGGCGCGAAAACGGCGCGACGCGCGCGCCGCCATGCGCACAAACGGAGCGCCGCGCGGGCGCCGCTACGCCCGAAGATGGCCCGATACGCGCCGCTACACGCCCGAACGGCACGAAGCGGGTCGGCGGCCAACCCGATGGTCAGCGGATCGGGCTACCCGTCGCCCTCAGAGTTTCCTTGACCTCTCCGATCGTGAGCTCTCCGAAATGGAAGACGCTGGCCGCGAGCACCGCATCCGCGCCCGCTTCGATCGCAGGCGGGAAGTGCGACAGAGCCCCGGCCCCACCGCTCGCGATCACCGGGACGTCGACGACCTTGCGGACCGCGGTGATCAGCGGGAGATCGTAGCCGTCCTTCGTGCCGTCGCCGTCCATCGAGTTGAGCAGGATCTCGCCGACCCCGTACTCCTGGCCCCGCTCGGCCCACTCGACCGCGTCGATGCCGGTGCCCCGGCGGCCGCCGTGGGTCGTCACCTCGAAGCCGCTCGGGGTGGGCGGGCCATCGACCACTCGGCGGGCGTCCACCGAGAGCACCACGCACTGGGAACCGAAGCGCTCGGCGGCCTCGCGCAGGAGCTCGGGCCGGGCGATGGCGGCCGTGTTGATGCCGACCTTGTCGGCCCCGGCGCGAAGCAGAGCGTCGACGTCGGCCGTCGTGCGGACGCCGCCGCCGACGGTGAGCGGGATGAACACGGTCTCGGCGGTGCGTCGGACGACGTCGAACGTGGTCTCGCGGCCGGACGAGGACGCGGTGATGTCGAGGAACGTGAGCTCGTCGGCGCCGGCCGCGTCGTAGGCGCGGGCGAGCTCGACCGGGTCACCGGCGTCGCGCAGGCGGGTGAAGTTGACGCCCTTGACGACCCGGCCGTTGTCGACGTCGAGACACGGGATGACCCGGACGGCCACCGTCACGACGACACCGCCGCCAGCGCCTCGGGCAGCGTGAACGCCCCGGCATACAGCGCCTTGCCGACGATCGCGCCCTC is from Cryptosporangium phraense and encodes:
- the hisF gene encoding imidazole glycerol phosphate synthase subunit HisF, translating into MTVAVRVIPCLDVDNGRVVKGVNFTRLRDAGDPVELARAYDAAGADELTFLDITASSSGRETTFDVVRRTAETVFIPLTVGGGVRTTADVDALLRAGADKVGINTAAIARPELLREAAERFGSQCVVLSVDARRVVDGPPTPSGFEVTTHGGRRGTGIDAVEWAERGQEYGVGEILLNSMDGDGTKDGYDLPLITAVRKVVDVPVIASGGAGALSHFPPAIEAGADAVLAASVFHFGELTIGEVKETLRATGSPIR